A genomic window from Periophthalmus magnuspinnatus isolate fPerMag1 chromosome 16, fPerMag1.2.pri, whole genome shotgun sequence includes:
- the dek gene encoding protein DEK, whose protein sequence is MSEAAEEAMDGSPASGEETDHTPKKQPSPDKPSLWGVGEIIEGKRAKKSVERLDMQVPKKPVKLSIGDGSGEKLGDIPRTSHRLNKMKPVDLVPLHNLLFDRRGKLSLIKKNLRQFNGFPFDADSEQFTKKRDKLQKNFTNTKLKFVCEVLDLEKKGTHADLVHRIMMFLVSPKSSGKRLPKKKKRSKKNLSGDDSKPKKNSKKRNGSKQKPSSNSSPKKSKAIVMDSSSDEEEEEEEEEEGEGRKTETETDGSEAGSGAESGDKQEEEQSEDEEDEEEDEDESPKPKARGKAKMSALVKKTKSQTKPVKKRSRKEATGSESESSDNQPQKKKSKPAPKTKKADSSSNSKTNNTTADDSSDEDQPLIKMVRKAPSDQQLKETVQSLLKEADLEELTMKQICQKVFEAYSEHDLSSKKDFIKQTVKSLIT, encoded by the exons GAGTTGGTGAGATCATCGAAGGGAAAAGAGCGAAGAAGAGTGTGGAGCGTTTGGACATGCAGGTCCCCAAAAAGCCAGTCAAACTGAGCATCGGAGATG gcaGCGGAGAGAAACTCGGGGACATCCCTCGTACAAGTCACCGACTCAACAAGATGAAACCTGTCGACCTGGTGCCTCTGCACAATCTGCTGTTTGACCGGCGAGGAAAA TTGTCATTGATAAAGAAGAACCTTCGTCAATTTAATGGATTTCCCTTCGACGCCGACAGTGAACAGTTCACCAAGAAACGGGACAAACTCCAGAA aaaCTTCACAAACACAAAGCTGAAGTTTGTGTGTGAGGTGTTGGACCTGGAGAAGAAAGGCACTCACGCAGACCTGGTCCACAGGATCATGATGTTTCTGGTGTCACCCAAAAGCAGCGGAAAG agattgccaaaaaagaaaaaacgttCGAAGAAGAACCTTTCGGGTGACGACTCAAAACCCAAGAAAAACTCTAAGAAACGAAACGGCAGCAAACAGAAACCAAGCTCCAACTCCAGCCCCAAGAAGAGCAAAGCCATTGTCATGGACTCAAGCAGCgacgaagaagaggaggaggaggaggaggaggagggagaggggaggaagacaGAGACTGAGACGGACGGATCAGAGGCAGGGTCTGGCGCAGAGTCTGGGGataaacaggaggaggagcagtctgaggatgaagaggatgaagaggaggatgaagacgaG TCTCCCAAACCTAAAGCCCGAGGGAAAGCCAAAATGTCCGCTCTtgtgaaaaagacaaaatccCAAACAAAACCCGTGAAAAAAAGGAGCAGGAAGGAAGCGACGGGCTCTGAGTCTGAGAGCAGCGACAACCAA CCCCAGAAGAAAAAGTCCAAACCAGCACCGAAGACGAAGAAGGcggacagcagcagcaacagtaaAACCAACAACACAACGG CGGACGACAGCTCTGATGAAGACCAGCCGCTGATTAAAATGGTCAGGAAGGCTCCAAGTGACCAACAGTTAAAGGAGACTGTGCAGAGTTTACTGAAGGAGGCTGATCTAGAGGAGCTGACCATGAAACAGATCTGTCAGAAG gtgtTTGAGGCGTATTCAGAGCATGACCTGAGCAGCAAAAAAGACTTCATCAAACAGACTGTCAAATCT